A window of Primulina tabacum isolate GXHZ01 chromosome 4, ASM2559414v2, whole genome shotgun sequence contains these coding sequences:
- the LOC142543329 gene encoding dihydroorotate dehydrogenase (quinone), mitochondrial-like, with translation MFQSSNIFYQVQGFRDEMQWGEEGPPPLLVKIDPDLSKQDLEDIARVALALRVDGMSISNTTIKRPKTISNNPVPEETGGLSGKPLFDFSSNMLKEMYILTKGKIPLIGCGGICNGEDAYKKIRAGATLVQLYTAFAYRGHALIPKIKADLAQCLERDGFKSIYEAVGADYR, from the exons ATGTTTCAAAGTTCAAATATATTTTACCAGGTTCAGGGGTTTCGTGACGAAATGCAATGGGGTGAGGAAGGGCCACCCCCATTGCTTGTAAAAATTGATCCAGatttgtcaaaacaagatcttgAAGATATTGCACG GGTTGCTCTTGCTCTTCGAGTAGATGGAATG AGCATATCAAACACCACCATTAAAAGACCCAAGACTATAAGCAACAATCCTGTTCCTGAGGAAACTGGTGGGTTGAGTGGGAAGCCGCTTTTTGATTTTTCTTCCAATATGCTCAAAGAAATGTATATTCTTACAAAG GGAAAGATTCCTTTGATTGGCTGTGGAGGCATTTGCAA TGGTGAGGATGCATACAAGAAAATAAGAGCTGGAGCCACTCTTGTTCAGCTGTATACTGCATTTGCCTACCGAGGGCATGCCCTTATACCTAAAATCAAG GCTGACTTAGCTCAATGTTTAGAAAGAGATGGCTTCAAGTCTATCTATGAAGCAGTTGGAGCAGACTACAGATAG